A single genomic interval of Asterias amurensis chromosome 1, ASM3211899v1 harbors:
- the LOC139942162 gene encoding protein trapped in endoderm-1-like, which produces MGELSVDNLTFLNASGEHDLLRPMVYFHPLWLGFQGVFFIVSGSFGVFGNCLALTALATTPKLRNSCTALIGNLCVADLFSSVQQLFLMVPSMIYKGFPDNMVLCKIAYYIPNITFPASLTTLVFITFNRYFLITRPRTCYPCCCGKKSVIVNIAIIWIFIFITRVLPTLDDGSYGVVYNYKTLGCDVNSENTLVSIVYLSFFVILPAFVLVPILYGMTVYAAKASHRRVHNGDVPRLASNIATVQSLQIQEGRTLEGSTVSTVSNSVTNDGVSKKELNLTRIPLLIFTVFAGCWTPHMVYVIWNSFTEVSVYFRQLASLFIWANSAINPYLYAWSNRNFRLAYKRLFVNVKCCRKERR; this is translated from the coding sequence ATGGGTGAGTTGTCCGTGGATAACTTGACTTTCCTCAATGCGAGTGGAGAGCATGACTTGCTACGTCCGATGGTATATTTTCATCCACTGTGGTTGGGTTTCCAGGGTGTTTTCTTCATCGTCTCAGGATCGTTTGGAGTGTTCGGTAACTGTCTCGCCCTGACTGCTCTTGCCACCACGCCTAAACTCCGTAACTCATGCACGGCTCTGATCGGTAACCTATGCGTGGCAGATCTCTTCTCCAGCGTACAACAGTTGTTCCTCATGGTCCCTTCGATGATCTACAAAGGTTTCCCGGACAACATGGTGTTGTGCAAGATTGCCTACTACATCCCAAACATAACGTTCCCTGCGTCACTCACTACCCTCGTGTTCATCACATTTAACCGCTACTTTCTCATCACCAGACCGCGTACCTGCTACCCTTGTTGTTGCGGCAAAAAGTCCGTCATAGTTAACATCGCTATCATTTGGATATTCATCTTTATCACCAGAGTCCTGCCGACTCTTGATGACGGCTCATATGGAGTGGTTTACAATTATAAGACTCTGGGATGCGACGTCAATTCCGAAAACACTCTTGTATCCATTGTGTATTTGAGTTTCTTCGTTATCCTCCCAGCTTTCGTTCTCGTACCGATACTTTACGGCATGACGGTTTACGCGGCCAAAGCAAGCCACCGGCGGGTCCACAATGGTGATGTCCCCCGCCTCGCATCCAACATAGCGACTGTCCAGTCACTCCAGATTCAAGAAGGACGTACTTTAGAAGGTAGCACAGTGTCTACTGTGTCTAACTCGGTCACTAATGATGGCGTGAGCAAGAAAGAGCTCAACCTTACCCGCATACCGTTGTTGATCTTTACGGTCTTCGCCGGCTGTTGGACCCCCCACATGGTGTACGTCATCTGGAACAGTTTTACGGAAGTGTCTGTCTATTTTCGTCAGTTAGCGTCTCTGTTCATCTGGGCCAACTCTGCCATCAACCCGTACCTCTACGCCTGGTCCAACCGTAACTTCAGACTTGCCTACAAGAGGCTCTTCGTCAACGTGAAATGCTGCCGCAAAGAAAGACGCTAA